The following proteins are encoded in a genomic region of Hypanus sabinus isolate sHypSab1 chromosome 19, sHypSab1.hap1, whole genome shotgun sequence:
- the LOC132378069 gene encoding ankyrin repeat domain-containing protein 10-like isoform X2, with protein sequence MGFRISSMSGTELKSTRFQTGAEEERQYRTAPNYNYKWTDLHCEASRGNLAKLEALLRVAGEEQINKKDYYGKSPLYWAAYKGQRACIELLLEYGADANSQCKHGATPLHAVIGLFPDCALLLIQNGADVDLPDNWGVTPMYLAACSGQLDCLRLLVLSGAKITYRNKYLAFLTLMKSVANYIYLSGHAPC encoded by the exons ATGGGATTTCGTATTAGTTCCATGTCTGGGACAGAACTGAAAAGCACCAGATTTCAGACAGGTGCAGAGGAGGAAAGACAGTATCGCACAGCACCCAATTACAACTATAAATGGACTGATCTACACTGTGAGGCAAGCCGAGGGAACCTTGCCAAGCTTGAAGCCTTGCTCCGcgttgcag GTGAGGAGCAGATCAATAAGAAGGATTACTATGGCAAGAGCCCCCTCTACTGGGCTGCCTATAAAGGGCAGCGAGCTTGCATTGAGTTACTACTGGAATATGGTGCAGATGCCAACAGTCAGTGTAAACATGGGGCAACGCCTCTCCATGCAGTAATCGGGCTCTTTCCTGACTGTGCTCTGCTGCTGATACAG AATGGAGCAGATGTAGATCTTCCTGACAACTGGGGAGTGACACCTATGTACTTGGCTGCCTGCAGTGGACAGCTTGACTGTTTGCGGCTACTTGTTCTATCTGGAGCAAAAATCACATATAGGAATAAG TACTTGGCCTTTCTGACCTTGATGAAG TCTGTggcgaactacatatacctgtctggacacgccccctgctga